In Scleropages formosus chromosome 10, fSclFor1.1, whole genome shotgun sequence, a single genomic region encodes these proteins:
- the LOC108941238 gene encoding claudin-8-like: MVHGVLEIIALCLGLMGLIGACASTGMPMWKVTAFIGENIIVMETRWEGLWMNCYRQANIRMQCKVYDSLLYLPPDLQAARGLMCSAVALAVVGLLVALAGMPWVSWWQENKRAKNILLVVAGTTLCLSSLCVLIPVSWTGHNIIRDFYNPLLLNAQRRELGEALYIGWVTAGFLMVSGLMFVCRRVNEDSDSYAMVYPRPVRLIGYDQNTRGPAFIGYQPISSRTSNPIDRPLPELPTCARNQQNPRNVSIVLQPSTPRMASFMQAQPFQYNGNLVHRQPEAHDSNISTWRPTSEISSFHSSTPKHPASFVSDYTEPFLVPYGRHFQPPARNPFTVSYTSFVKPHSSINSAVSSAEEYI; encoded by the coding sequence ATGGTTCACGGTGTACTCGAGATCATCGCCCTGTGCCTGGGCTTGATGGGCCTGATTGGGGCCTGCGCCAGCACTGGAATGCCCATGTGGAAGGTGACGGCCTTCATTGGTGAGAACATTATTGTCATGGAGACGCGCTGGGAAGGACTGTGGATGAATTGCTACAGACAGGCTAATATACGGATGCAGTGCAAGGTGTACGACTCTTTGCTGTACTTGCCGCCAGATCTGCAGGCTGCCAGGGGTCTCATGTGCTCTGCAGTGGCTCTAGCTGTTGTGGGCCTGCTGGTGGCGCTGGCAGGAATGCCCTGGGTGTCTTGGTGGCAGGAGAACAAACGGGCAAAGAACATCCTCCTGGTTGTAGCTGGTACAACGTTGTGCCTCTCTTCACTTTGTGTCCTCATCCCTGTCTCCTGGACGGGTCACAACATCATCCGTGACTTCTACAACCCATTGCTGCTCAACGCACAGCGCCGTGAGCTGGGCGAAGCGCTCTACATTGGCTGGGTAACTGCAGGTTTTCTGATGGTCTCCGGGCTCATGTTTGTTTGCCGGCGTGTGAATGAAGACTCGGACTCGTATGCCATGGTCTACCCACGACCTGTCAGGTTAATAGGGTATGATCAGAACACACGTGGTCCAGCTTTCATTGGGTACCAGCCCATCTCTAGCAGGACCAGCAACCCTATCGATCGGCCGTTGCCAGAACTGCCCACCTGTGCCAGGAACCAGCAAAATCCACGAAATGTCAGCATTGTTCTGCAGCCCTCCACTCCACGCATGGCAAGTTTTATGCAGGCCCAGCCTTTCCAGTACAACGGGAACCTCGTTCACAGACAGCCGGAAGCACACGACTCTAACATTTCAACCTGGCGGCCTACCTCGGAAATCTCCAGTTTCCACAGTTCCACCCCAAAACACCCTGCCTCATTCGTCTCTGACTATACCGAACCCTTTTTAGTTCCCTATGGCCGCCATTTCCAGCCTCCAGCAAGAAATCCTTTCACTGTAAGCTACACTTCTTTTGTCAAACCACATTCCTCCATCAATAGTGCTGTCAGCAGTGCTGAAGAATATATATAA
- the cldn8.1 gene encoding claudin-8 — MANSVLQIAAMCLSLLGLIGASASTGMPMWKVTAFIGENIIVMETRWEGLWMNCYRQANIRMQCKVYDSLLYLPPDLQAARGLMCCAVALACIGILVAIAGMQCTSCIRSGDRSKRMILIVAGCMIIIACVCVLIPVSWTAHVIIQDFYNPLLINAQRRELGESLYIGWVSAALLFVGGCMFACSSSSGEKDFDKLTYSQSSQYIPYQPQVLPAPLVSYGYLSRQPSMQPSIHPSIQIHPSMYPAVQLSRHPSSARSAIAYL; from the coding sequence ATGGCCAACTCAGTCCTTCAGATCGCTGCCATGTGCCTGAGCCTTCTGGGCCTGATCGGGGCATCTGCTTCCACAGGGATGCCCATGTGGAAGGTGACGGCCTTCATTGGAGAGAATATCATCGTCATGGAGACACGCTGGGAGGGTCTGTGGATGAACTGCTACAGGCAGGCCAATATCCGGATGCAATGCAAGGTATATGACTCTCTGCTATACCTTCCACCAGACCTCCAAGCTGCCAGGGGCCTCATGTGTTGTGCTGTAGCATTGGCCTGTATTGGCATACTGGTGGCTATAGCTGGCATGCAATGCACCTCCTGCATTCGTAGTGGCGACCGCTCAAAGCGGATGATACTCATTGTGGCAGGATGTATGATTATCATAGCCTGTGTGTGCGTCCTCATCCCTGTCTCCTGGACAGCACATGTGattatccaagatttttacaacCCGTTGCTGATAAATGCACAACGTCGTGAGCTGGGTGAGTCACTCTACATTGGATGGGTTTCTGCTGCGCTACTCTTTGTTGGCGGCTGCATGTTTGCCTGTTCCAGctcctctggagaaaaggacTTTGACAAGCTGACATACTCTCAAAGCAGCCAGTACATACCTTATCAACCACAGGTGCTTCCGGCTCCACTGGTGAGCTATGGATACCTCTCCCGCCAGCCATCTATGCAGCCTTCGattcacccatccatccagatccatccatccatgtaccctgctgtacaactCTCCAGACATCCCTCAAGTGCACGGAGTGCTATTGCATACCTCTGA
- the LOC108941428 gene encoding claudin-8-like has translation MEMSYVDSVYEEKKRLERKERKEGICLEVVALVTGFIGLIGVSAVTGLPMWKVTAFIGENIIVMETRWEGLWMNCYRQANIRMQCKVYDSLLYLPPDLQAARGLMCSAVALTCFAMVVSAVGMQGTKFVDQRGRTKHVVLVVGGCLFLAACVVTLIPVSWTANVIIRDFYNPLLINAERRELGEALYIGWVTGALLFAAGVMLVCRHAPRTQEEEKIYPTGSVNYPYTYQPEYSYQPAYTYNPGYTYQPAYSYQPVYSSVPPQGSVIYNPKQYI, from the coding sequence ATGGAAATGTCATATGTGGACAGCGTGTACGAAGAGAAAAAGAGGCTagagagaaaggagaggaaagagggaATCTGCCTTGAGGTAGTGGCCTTGGTCACCGGGTTCATTGGACTCATCGGCGTTTCTGCTGTGACCGGGTTGCCCATGTGGAAGGTGACAGCCTTCATTGGGGAGAACATCATTGTCATGGAGACACGCTGGGAGGGCCTCTGGATGAACTGCTATCGGCAGGCCAACATCCGGATGCAGTGCAAGGTGTATGATTCTCTGCTGTACCTGCCGCCAGACCTGCAGGCCGCCAGGGGACTCATGTGTTCTGCGGTGGCCCTCACCTGCTTCGCCATGGTGGTGTCGGCTGTGGGCATGCAAGGCACCAAGTTCGTGGACCAGCGTGGGCGTACCAAACATGTGGTCCTGGTGGTGGGTGGCTGCCTCTTTCTGGCCGCCTGCGTCGTCACGCTCATCCCCGTCTCCTGGACAGCAAACGTGATCATCCGTGACTTCTACAACCCACTGCTGATCAACGCGGAACGCCGTGAGTTGGGTGAGGCACTTTACATCGGCTGGGTAACGGGAGCTTTGCTTTTCGCTGCTGGTGTGATGCTGGTGTGTCGCCATGCACCTCGcacacaagaagaagaaaagataTACCCAACTGGTTCCGTGAACTACCCTTACACCTACCAGCCTGAATACAGCTATCAGCCAGCGTACACCTACAACCCTGGCTATACCTACCAGCCTGCATACTCCTACCAGCCCGTCTACTCCTCTGTGCCTCCTCAGGGATCAGTAATTTACAACCCTAAACAGTATATATGA